Below is a window of Actinomycetota bacterium DNA.
TCAACGCGAAGGGCGGGTGGCAGGCTATGAGGATAGTGATCATGGGCGGCGGAAAGGTGGGTTTCTTCCTCGCGGAGCTGCTGGGGGGCAAGGGTCACCAGGTGACGGTGATCGAGAGGAACCGCGAGTTGTGCGAAAGGCTAGCGGTGGAGACCTCGGCGGTGGTGATCCAGGGAGACGGATGCGACCTGCGCTACCAGGAGGAGGCGGACGTGGGAGGCGCGGAGGTCTTCGCCGCCGTCACCGGTGACGACGACGACAACCTGGTGGCGTGCCAGCTGGCCAGGACCTATTTCCAGGTGCCGAGGACGGTGGCGCGGGTAAACAACCCCAAGAACGAGCGCATCTTCAACCTCCTGGGGGTGGACGCCATCTCCAGCACCACGGTCATCGCCCAGCTCATCGAGGAGCGGACCACTATCGGGGACATCATCACCCTCCACACTTTGAAGCAGGGCAAGCTGGCGGTGGTGGAACTGGACCTCCCCGAGGACCGCTGCTCCTCGTGCAGCGTGCCCTTACGGGAGCTCGGGCTTCCCGCGGGATGTGTGCTGGTGTCCATCCTCAGGGGGGATGAGGTGATCATCCCCCAGGGGAGTTCGATGCTGCAGCCGGGAGACACGGTCATCGCGGTGACCGAGCCCGAGCTGGAGGGCGAGCTCAAGCGCATCCTCACCACCTGACGGCAAATTCAAGGGACTAGGGTTCTGCGGATGCCCAGTTCCCCCCGCGGGCTCAAGCCCGTCCTCTCCACCCGACGGCATCCTCCGGGGCCGACGGTTTTACAGAAACCCGTTCTTCCCCGCGAGCGCAAGCTCACCCCCGCTGGACCGAGGGCGCCGCTGCCGATGCCCGTTCCTCGAGTTCACGCGCTTCTCCGATCTCTCCCGGCACTTCGCCCCGCAGATGGCAGCCACCTCGGCGTCCATGGGTATGCCCGCCATCAAGCTCATCACCTCTCTTAGGTAGGTCCGTATCCGCTTCCTCCGGCTTCTTTTGCAACCACTCCACGAGGTCCGCAGTGGGGTTGACCATCGTGCCTCTCCTTTGTCTCACAGCTTACACTTGAGAAAAGGATGGAAC
It encodes the following:
- a CDS encoding TrkA family potassium uptake protein, which produces MRIVIMGGGKVGFFLAELLGGKGHQVTVIERNRELCERLAVETSAVVIQGDGCDLRYQEEADVGGAEVFAAVTGDDDDNLVACQLARTYFQVPRTVARVNNPKNERIFNLLGVDAISSTTVIAQLIEERTTIGDIITLHTLKQGKLAVVELDLPEDRCSSCSVPLRELGLPAGCVLVSILRGDEVIIPQGSSMLQPGDTVIAVTEPELEGELKRILTT
- a CDS encoding transposase, translated to MSLMAGIPMDAEVAAICGAKCRERSEKRVNSRNGHRQRRPRSSGGELALAGKNGFL